Proteins encoded in a region of the Deinococcus roseus genome:
- a CDS encoding IS3 family transposase — protein sequence MPDKRQTAKQLQDQGLSERQACQILQIHRSVLRYQQRKVKDEVLEGRIRELAQLYPVYGYRRIHQTLLREGMQVNRKKVHRLWKLLGLKQPQKANVKKIRTGATLPEAATRPNEVWSYDFVFDRTTQGETLKILVLIDEFTRECLSLTVRDSFKAVDVLAVLKSVIHRRGAPEFLRSDNGSEFIESDLKIFLGLAGVGTRYIEPGKPWQNGKTESFNARFRAECLDREVFHSIWEATVIIGRFQQHYNEVRLHSALGYVPPAEFRASWDAKMQVIE from the coding sequence CTGCCAGACAAAAGGCAGACTGCAAAGCAACTTCAGGACCAGGGGCTCAGTGAGCGCCAGGCCTGCCAGATCCTGCAGATCCACCGCTCGGTTCTGAGGTACCAGCAGCGCAAGGTCAAAGACGAAGTGCTGGAAGGCCGCATCCGGGAACTGGCACAGCTTTACCCGGTCTACGGGTACCGCAGAATCCACCAGACGCTCCTCAGAGAGGGCATGCAGGTCAACCGGAAGAAAGTCCACCGCCTGTGGAAGCTGCTGGGTCTCAAACAGCCCCAAAAGGCTAACGTGAAGAAAATCCGGACTGGAGCAACCCTGCCTGAAGCTGCCACACGCCCCAATGAAGTCTGGTCGTATGACTTCGTCTTTGACCGCACCACCCAGGGGGAAACCCTCAAAATCCTGGTCCTCATCGATGAGTTCACCCGGGAATGTCTGTCCCTGACGGTCCGAGACAGCTTCAAGGCTGTGGATGTGCTCGCGGTCCTGAAGTCCGTGATCCATCGCAGGGGTGCCCCGGAGTTCCTGAGGTCCGACAACGGCAGCGAATTCATCGAGTCAGACTTGAAAATCTTCCTGGGTCTTGCAGGGGTAGGCACACGGTACATCGAGCCGGGCAAACCCTGGCAAAACGGCAAAACGGAGAGCTTCAACGCGAGATTTCGGGCGGAGTGCCTGGACAGGGAAGTGTTCCACTCCATCTGGGAGGCCACGGTGATCATCGGACGGTTTCAGCAGCATTATAACGAGGTCCGGCTGCATTCAGCGTTGGGGTACGTGCCTCCTGCGGAGTTTCGGGCCTCATGGGATGCAAAAATGCAGGTAATCGAGTAA
- a CDS encoding transposase → MAKRKVTDEQILELLKEAEKGETPVPDLCRQYNISEATFYKLKAKYAGSNTLELKRLKQLEQENTRLLKLVGQLSLENSAIKEVLRKKS, encoded by the coding sequence ATGGCGAAACGCAAAGTCACCGACGAACAGATCCTCGAACTCCTCAAAGAAGCTGAAAAGGGCGAAACCCCTGTCCCAGACCTCTGTCGACAGTACAACATCAGTGAGGCCACCTTCTACAAGCTCAAAGCCAAATACGCAGGCAGCAACACCCTCGAGCTTAAACGCCTCAAGCAGCTCGAGCAGGAAAACACCCGCCTCCTGAAACTGGTTGGCCAGTTGAGCCTGGAAAACTCGGCCATCAAGGAGGTGCTGAGAAAAAAGTCCTGA